The DNA region CCGGCCTGGACCTGCGCCACGTCGCGGCTTCCGGCTACCGCGGACTGGGACCCGTCGCCCGCCTGCGTTTCGCCGCCAACCTGGTCGTGGGCGTCCTGCAGAGCCTGGACGCGCTGCGGCGCTTCCGACCCGACGTCGTGCTGGGCAGCGGCGGTTTCGTCAGCCTGCCCGTCGGCCTGGCGGCGCGCCTGCTGGGCCGACCGCTGGCCTTGCAGGAGCAGAACGCCATCCCGGGCAGCACCAACCGGCTGCTGGGCCGCTGGGCGCAGCGGATCTACCTCGGCTTCCCGGAGGCGGCCGCGTTCTTCCCGTCCGGGCGCAGCCGCGACACGGGCAACCCCGTCCGCGCCGCCTTCGCCGAGGTCCGGGGTGGCGCGGGCGACGGCCCGCCGCGCGCGGAAGGAGCGGCCTCGTGCCACGTGCTGGTCTTCGGCGGCAGCCGCGGCGCCCGCACGCTCAACCGCGCCGTGATCGACGCGGCGCGCGGAGCCTGGGCGCTGCGCGCCGACCTGTCGCTGTGGGCGCAGACCGGACCCGAGGAGCACGAGGCGGTGACCCGCGGCTGTGCCGGTCGGCTCGGTTCGACGCGCGTCACGCCTTACATCGAGGACATGCCCGCGGCCCTGCGCTGGGCCGACGTGGTGGTCTGCCGCGCGGGTGCGATGACCCTGGCCGAGCTGGCGGCCGCGGGTCGCGCGTCGGTCCTGGTGCCCTACCCGCACGCCACCGACCAGCACCAGCTGCGCAACGCCAAGTCGCGGGAGGACGCGGGCGCGGCGCTGCTGCTGCTGGACGAGTTCTGCACGGGGGAGTCGCTGGCGGCGTGCGTGGACGACCTGCGGCGTGATCCCGCCCGGCTGCGCGCGATGGCGGCCGCCGCGCGGGCCGCCGCCCGACCCGACGCGGCGATGGAGATCGCCGCCGACCTGATGCGCCTGGCGGGCCGGCTGCCCGCGGGCGCAGCCGGGGCCAGCACCACGACCGGCCGGTAAGGGAGCTGCCGTGTTCCGCAACACCCGACACGTCCACCTCGTCGCCATCGGCGGCATCGGCATGAGCGGGATCGCCGAGATCCTGCTGAACCTGGGTTTCCGCGTCAGCGGCAGCGACCTGCGCGCCTCGGAGGCGACCGAGCGCCTCGAGCGGCTCGGGGCCACGATCGCGATCGGGCACCGCGAGGGGCAGGTGCGGGGCGCCGACGTCCTGGTGTACTCGTCGGCGGTCACGCGCGTCAACCCCGAGGTCACCGAGGCGCGTCGGCTCGGCATCCCGGTCATCCGGCGCGCGGAGATGCTCGCCGAGCTCATGCGCCTGAAGTACGGCATCGCCGTGGCCGGCTCCCACGGCAAGACGACGACGACCTCGCTGGTGGCCGAGGTCCTGGCCGCGGGCGGGCTGGACCCCACCGTGCTGGTGGGCGGGCGCGCGCTGGCGACGGGCGCGAACGCGGTCCTGGGCGCCGGCGACTACCTCGTGGCCGAGGCCGACGAGAGCGACGGGACCTTCCTGCACCTGGTGCCGACGGTGGCCGTGGTCACCAACATCGACCACGAGCACGTCGACTTCTATCCGGAGATGGACGACCTGCGCGCCGCGTTCCGCGCCTTCCTGGCGCGCGTGCCCTTCTACGGGGCGTGCGTGCTCTGCCAGGACGATCCCGAGGTGCGCGCGCTGATCCCGCACCTCGAGCGCAAGGTCATCACCTACGGCCTCGGCGCGGATGCCGACGTGCGCGGCGTGCCCGAACCGTCCCTGCCCGGCGCCGCGACGGTGCTGGCGGGCGGCCGCGAACTCGGGCGCCTCGAACTGCGCCTGCGCGGCCGGCACAACCTGACCAACGCGTTGGCGGCGGTCGCCGTGGGCATGGAGCTGGGCGTCCCCTTCGCGCAGGCGGCCCGGGCCCTGGGCGGCTTCGCCGGCGTCGGCCGCCGCTACCAGGAGCACGGGGAGCCGGGCGGCGTGCGCGTGGTGGACGACTACGGGCACCACCCCACCGAGATCGCCGCCACCCTCGCCGTCGCCCGCGACGAGGGCCGCCGCGTGGTCGTGCTGTTCCAGCCCCACCGCTACTCGCGCACGCTGCGGTTCGCCGGCGAGTTCGCCGACGCCTTGGCGGCGGCCGACGTCGTGGGG from bacterium includes:
- the murG gene encoding undecaprenyldiphospho-muramoylpentapeptide beta-N-acetylglucosaminyltransferase, translating into MDPRRDPRRAEAAKPVRVVLAGGGTGGHIYPALAVAEALRRLEPQARLLYLGTSRGLESRLVPAAGLDLRHVAASGYRGLGPVARLRFAANLVVGVLQSLDALRRFRPDVVLGSGGFVSLPVGLAARLLGRPLALQEQNAIPGSTNRLLGRWAQRIYLGFPEAAAFFPSGRSRDTGNPVRAAFAEVRGGAGDGPPRAEGAASCHVLVFGGSRGARTLNRAVIDAARGAWALRADLSLWAQTGPEEHEAVTRGCAGRLGSTRVTPYIEDMPAALRWADVVVCRAGAMTLAELAAAGRASVLVPYPHATDQHQLRNAKSREDAGAALLLLDEFCTGESLAACVDDLRRDPARLRAMAAAARAAARPDAAMEIAADLMRLAGRLPAGAAGASTTTGR
- the murC gene encoding UDP-N-acetylmuramate--L-alanine ligase gives rise to the protein MFRNTRHVHLVAIGGIGMSGIAEILLNLGFRVSGSDLRASEATERLERLGATIAIGHREGQVRGADVLVYSSAVTRVNPEVTEARRLGIPVIRRAEMLAELMRLKYGIAVAGSHGKTTTTSLVAEVLAAGGLDPTVLVGGRALATGANAVLGAGDYLVAEADESDGTFLHLVPTVAVVTNIDHEHVDFYPEMDDLRAAFRAFLARVPFYGACVLCQDDPEVRALIPHLERKVITYGLGADADVRGVPEPSLPGAATVLAGGRELGRLELRLRGRHNLTNALAAVAVGMELGVPFAQAARALGGFAGVGRRYQEHGEPGGVRVVDDYGHHPTEIAATLAVARDEGRRVVVLFQPHRYSRTLRFAGEFADALAAADVVGLLPVYAASEEPLPGADSGLIATALARKGRDAVSLLAGADDVERWLDATVIPGDLLVTLGAGDIGRLVEPICGHLAR